In one window of Bemisia tabaci chromosome 4, PGI_BMITA_v3 DNA:
- the LOC109033626 gene encoding uncharacterized protein isoform X2 → MQWRKPSYAETPNLEVQGPGTRLQIRSEDEDKDPTVPPPPPKTVDFEPDGDPMYGKPVAYVMDPHEDELNERIEANGVEIWESNPCQWYNAGSDSHPNKKRMKHCNDAKEHLERAGFKDGDSSLCPKIDGADCFQVKDHFMSGRCYARVISGDNLHHYVLMNNCVRDWMKTKHIRGTEWPTANANSTLPATPEVPHEPTDIIPDGDPKYRQPEERSDDPPDDVLNREMKVNGHRLWWSNPCHEYGKDTHSDENHDRRQGCHKYAQAIHDAGFKNGQSKLCPQIDGADCFQFFEKEKDSRCYAKVKAPDGLKYVLFYSCVRDWQKQNNLTHETKLIPEGAGFYDQPELKPTDPSDEEMDENLKVGHTTIWETNPCRYFAHVDWDDDYKDIEDARRLDDCRNAVRFMKEAGFANGKSKLCPQIDGANCFQFKDFVKSGRCYAKVNTGKERKYILLYDCVKDWQKGTSGSGGSNGGDGNNGTSTDDDNYYDYLAEQSGTSSTGS, encoded by the exons ATGCAGTGGCGAAAACCAAGCTACGCAGAAACCCCGAACTTGGAAGTCCAAGGCCCCGGAACCAGGTTGCAAATCAGATCCGAAGACGAAGACAAAGATCCCACAGTGCCACCGCCACCCCCGAAGACGGTGGATTTCGAGCCAGACGGGGATCCGATGTACGGGAAGCCGGTGGCCTATGTGATGGACCCGCACGAGGACGAGCTCAACGAGCGGATCGAAGCCAACGGGGTGGAGATCTGGGAGAGCAACCCTTGCCAATGGTACAACGCCGGCTCGGATTCGCACCCGAACAAAAAGCGGATGAAGCACTGTAACGACGCCAAGGAGCATCTCGAAAGAGCCGGCTTCAAGGACGGCGACAGCTCCCTCTGCCCCAAGATAGATGGCGCCGACTGCTTCCAG GTTAAAGACCACTTCATGTCCGGGCGCTGCTACGCACGGGTCATCTCCGGTGACAACCTGCACCACTACGTTCTCATGAACAACTGCGTCCGGGACTGGATGAAGACCAAACACATCCGCGGGACGGAATGGCCGACGGCCAACGCGAACAGCACCCTGCCTGCCACTCCCGAGGTACCCCACGAGCCGACGGACATAATCCCCGACGGAGACCCGAAGTACCGGCAACCGGAAGAACGCTCCGACGACCCACCCGACGATGTCCTCAACCGCGAGATGAAGGTCAACGGACACAGACTCTGGTGGAGCAACCCCTGCCACGAGTACGGTAAAGACACGCACTCCGACGAAAACCACGATCGGCGACAAGGCTGCCACAAGTACGCACAGGCCATACACGACGCCGGCTTCAAGAACGGCCAGTCGAAGCTGTGTCCGCAGATCGACGGCGCTGATTGCTTCCAGTTCTTCGAGAAGGAGAAAGACAGCCGGTGCTACGCCAAGGTCAAGGCACCGGACGGTCTTAAGTACGTCCTATTCTACAGTTGCGTCCGCGACTGGCAGAAGCAAAATAACCTCACACACGAGACGAAACTGATCCCCGAAGGCGCGGGCTTCTACGATCAACCCGAATTGAAGCCAACTGATCCGTCCGACGAAGAGATGGACGAGAATCTCAAGGTGGGGCACACGACGATCTGGGAGACGAACCCTTGTCGCTACTTCGCGCATGTCGATTGGGATGATGATTACAAAGATATCGAGGACGCCCGACGCTTGGACGATTGTCGCAATGCGGTGCGGTTCATGAAGGAGGCCGGTTTCGCGAATGGGAAGTCTAAGTTGTGCCCGCAGATCGACGGAGCGAATTGTTTCCAGTTCAAAGATTTCGTCAAGTCGGGACGATGCTATGCTAAGGTCAACACGGGGAAGGAGAGGAAGTATATTTTGTTGTACGACTGCGTGAAGGACTGGCAGAAGGGAACCAGTGGAAGTGGCGGAAGCAACGGAGGTGACGGAAATAATGGAACAA GTACAGATGACGACAACTACTACGACTACCTGGCTGAACAGTCCGGAACGTCATCAACAGGAAGttga
- the LOC109033626 gene encoding uncharacterized protein isoform X1, with protein MANHTKRLRGYPAANVAILIAAQLVFSRNLFLVLIRAESSASQQIGLSFETNRERATEYFQKLITWSSGQYVMQWRKPSYAETPNLEVQGPGTRLQIRSEDEDKDPTVPPPPPKTVDFEPDGDPMYGKPVAYVMDPHEDELNERIEANGVEIWESNPCQWYNAGSDSHPNKKRMKHCNDAKEHLERAGFKDGDSSLCPKIDGADCFQVKDHFMSGRCYARVISGDNLHHYVLMNNCVRDWMKTKHIRGTEWPTANANSTLPATPEVPHEPTDIIPDGDPKYRQPEERSDDPPDDVLNREMKVNGHRLWWSNPCHEYGKDTHSDENHDRRQGCHKYAQAIHDAGFKNGQSKLCPQIDGADCFQFFEKEKDSRCYAKVKAPDGLKYVLFYSCVRDWQKQNNLTHETKLIPEGAGFYDQPELKPTDPSDEEMDENLKVGHTTIWETNPCRYFAHVDWDDDYKDIEDARRLDDCRNAVRFMKEAGFANGKSKLCPQIDGANCFQFKDFVKSGRCYAKVNTGKERKYILLYDCVKDWQKGTSGSGGSNGGDGNNGTSTDDDNYYDYLAEQSGTSSTGS; from the exons GCCATCCTGATAGCAGCCCAGCTTGTTTTTTCCCGCAATTTATTCTTG GTTCTGATACGCGCTGAATCTTCCGCATCGCAACAAATTGGACTCTCCTTCGAGACGAACCGGGAGCGAGCCACAGAATATTTCCAGAAATTAATAACCTGGTCATCCGGGCAATACGTAATGCAGTGGCGAAAACCAAGCTACGCAGAAACCCCGAACTTGGAAGTCCAAGGCCCCGGAACCAGGTTGCAAATCAGATCCGAAGACGAAGACAAAGATCCCACAGTGCCACCGCCACCCCCGAAGACGGTGGATTTCGAGCCAGACGGGGATCCGATGTACGGGAAGCCGGTGGCCTATGTGATGGACCCGCACGAGGACGAGCTCAACGAGCGGATCGAAGCCAACGGGGTGGAGATCTGGGAGAGCAACCCTTGCCAATGGTACAACGCCGGCTCGGATTCGCACCCGAACAAAAAGCGGATGAAGCACTGTAACGACGCCAAGGAGCATCTCGAAAGAGCCGGCTTCAAGGACGGCGACAGCTCCCTCTGCCCCAAGATAGATGGCGCCGACTGCTTCCAG GTTAAAGACCACTTCATGTCCGGGCGCTGCTACGCACGGGTCATCTCCGGTGACAACCTGCACCACTACGTTCTCATGAACAACTGCGTCCGGGACTGGATGAAGACCAAACACATCCGCGGGACGGAATGGCCGACGGCCAACGCGAACAGCACCCTGCCTGCCACTCCCGAGGTACCCCACGAGCCGACGGACATAATCCCCGACGGAGACCCGAAGTACCGGCAACCGGAAGAACGCTCCGACGACCCACCCGACGATGTCCTCAACCGCGAGATGAAGGTCAACGGACACAGACTCTGGTGGAGCAACCCCTGCCACGAGTACGGTAAAGACACGCACTCCGACGAAAACCACGATCGGCGACAAGGCTGCCACAAGTACGCACAGGCCATACACGACGCCGGCTTCAAGAACGGCCAGTCGAAGCTGTGTCCGCAGATCGACGGCGCTGATTGCTTCCAGTTCTTCGAGAAGGAGAAAGACAGCCGGTGCTACGCCAAGGTCAAGGCACCGGACGGTCTTAAGTACGTCCTATTCTACAGTTGCGTCCGCGACTGGCAGAAGCAAAATAACCTCACACACGAGACGAAACTGATCCCCGAAGGCGCGGGCTTCTACGATCAACCCGAATTGAAGCCAACTGATCCGTCCGACGAAGAGATGGACGAGAATCTCAAGGTGGGGCACACGACGATCTGGGAGACGAACCCTTGTCGCTACTTCGCGCATGTCGATTGGGATGATGATTACAAAGATATCGAGGACGCCCGACGCTTGGACGATTGTCGCAATGCGGTGCGGTTCATGAAGGAGGCCGGTTTCGCGAATGGGAAGTCTAAGTTGTGCCCGCAGATCGACGGAGCGAATTGTTTCCAGTTCAAAGATTTCGTCAAGTCGGGACGATGCTATGCTAAGGTCAACACGGGGAAGGAGAGGAAGTATATTTTGTTGTACGACTGCGTGAAGGACTGGCAGAAGGGAACCAGTGGAAGTGGCGGAAGCAACGGAGGTGACGGAAATAATGGAACAA GTACAGATGACGACAACTACTACGACTACCTGGCTGAACAGTCCGGAACGTCATCAACAGGAAGttga